The following proteins come from a genomic window of Flavobacterium eburneipallidum:
- a CDS encoding inositol oxygenase family protein, with protein MKKSIDTDNPLHNLDEWEDDLLVRYPDPSEPVKEKEEFRNYVDSERVETVKEFYRINHTYQTYDFVCSKEQEFLQFNKKEMSIWEAVDFLNTLVDDSDPDIDLDQTQHLLQTSEAIRADGHEDWFVLTGFIHDLGKILCLFGEPQWAVVGDTFPVGCAYSDKIVYPEFFKENPDYTDARFNTKFGVYKENCGLDNVKMSWGHDEYLYQIMKDYLPDPALYMIRYHSFYSQHKENAYAHLMNEKDVEMFDWVRKFNPYDLYTKAPVKPDVKALLPYYKELVAKYLPEKLKF; from the coding sequence ATGAAAAAGTCAATAGATACAGATAATCCATTACATAATTTAGACGAATGGGAAGACGATTTGTTAGTACGATATCCAGATCCATCTGAACCTGTAAAAGAAAAAGAAGAATTTAGAAATTATGTCGATTCTGAAAGAGTAGAGACCGTAAAAGAGTTCTATAGAATAAATCACACTTATCAGACTTATGATTTTGTGTGTAGCAAAGAGCAGGAATTTTTGCAGTTCAACAAAAAAGAAATGTCTATTTGGGAAGCAGTTGATTTCTTGAACACCCTTGTGGATGACAGTGATCCTGATATTGATTTAGACCAAACTCAACACCTTTTACAAACTTCCGAAGCTATTAGAGCCGATGGTCATGAAGATTGGTTTGTACTTACGGGTTTTATACACGATTTAGGAAAAATTTTATGTTTGTTTGGCGAACCACAATGGGCTGTTGTTGGAGATACTTTTCCTGTAGGCTGTGCTTATTCGGATAAAATTGTATATCCTGAATTTTTCAAGGAAAATCCAGATTATACCGATGCGAGATTCAATACAAAATTTGGAGTTTACAAAGAAAATTGTGGGCTTGACAACGTAAAAATGAGTTGGGGACATGATGAATATTTGTACCAAATTATGAAAGATTATTTGCCAGATCCAGCTTTGTATATGATTCGCTACCATTCTTTTTACTCCCAACACAAAGAGAATGCTTATGCCCATTTGATGAACGAGAAAGATGTAGAAATGTTTGATTGGGTACGAAAATTCAATCCGTATGATTTATATACAAAAGCACCTGTTAAGCCAGATGTGAAAGCTTTACTTCCTTATTACAAAGAGTTAGTGGCTAAATATTTGCCGGAAAAATTGAAGTTCTAA